In Dermacentor variabilis isolate Ectoservices chromosome 10, ASM5094787v1, whole genome shotgun sequence, the genomic window CCGCTCCAATTTAACTTCTATATAAACAACATTACACAACTATGTCGCGCAGCACATAACTAGTGCAGAAGATacagccatgtttttttttttaggcagtCATTGTTATAAAACTCTCCAAAGTAATATTAATGAAACTCTGCGCGATTTACACAAGTGAAGCGTAATGAATTCTCTTGAAATTAACATTGCTAAAGCAACAGCTATTACCTTCACACCTCGACAATCATCTGCAGCGCCCAAGTTGAATCTTAGCCAATTCACGTATAGAATTTTTTACTCAGTATAAAGTCATTTTGTGTGTTTTTCTTTCAAAAGCATCTTTCTTGGGACATCCACGTTAACCATGTTGCTACACAAAGGGCAAAGGTAGTAGGAAGTCTCGCGAAATTCAAGTGCCACTTACCAGCAGCTGTCAAACATATTTATAGCATACTTATTTTAGACGTCAGTCTGACGCTGCGTGTTATTCCCAGAAATAGACTGCAAGTGCATTTTGACCTGACGCCCACGAGCTCCACCAAATATTTATACAGTTACCGCGGCGAGAGGAACAAAACTTTATCATGCACGTCACGACTGCTTGATTATAATTCACGAGTGTAGCTTCCAAGCAAAACAGAAGTTCAAAGCAAGATCGAGGCTGGAGGTGCTAACAGTGGTCGGACAATGAACGTCGCCGGGACCACCGTTTCGAGAAAGGGACCTGCATCAGAGAGctaacggggatagccgatattgtaataCATTAGGAGAAGGAAATAGAGATGGTTAGgtaatgtaatgcgtaggttatatAACCGctcgaccattagggttacagaatgggtgccgagaaaaggaaagcgcagttgaggatggcagaagactaggcggggtggtgaaattagaaaatttccaGGCGCAAGTTGTAAATCGGTTgccgcagaacaggggtaattggagatcgcagggagaggccttcgtcctgcagtggacataaaatatgataatgattacgacgacgatgatgatcatgatgatgatggtgatgatagtggtggtggtggtgctggtggtggtggtgctggtggtggtggtggtgctggtggtggtggtcgtggtggtggtggtggtggtgatgtatGCTATAAGTATGTACAGACGCACATAAAGGACACGGACACAAGTCCGACGCAACTGACCCTCGTTGTCTACACCAACAACCAGCGAGAAAGGACGCGACTCATGCAACAGCCCTGCGACGCACACGGAGACACGTGAGAAGCTCGTACTCGTTTGGTGTGCATACGCCGCACGAGTTTTGCGCGGCGCCTGAACGAACGCCAATCGATGTTGGCTTCACATAGAAAAGCGAATTTGTGCCCGCAACGTGTCACTCATGAGGGAATTCGCTTTGCTGCTGTAAACCACGCGGTAACGCGTGTTTTGCCTTCCTACGCTGCGGGCTTGGGATAGTAATGCCGTTTACGGCCGTTCGGCGTTTTCATTACGAGTCTACATGACTCATTTTCCGGAAGAAAAGCTCTCGGTGCTCACGGCGTTTTAGTGCACGGTGGGTACAAAAGCTCAAAGCCACCGAGTGCGCGTGTCGACTTCCTAACTTCCGCAACGATTGTTGTGTTACGGCAAGTGTAGCGAGACTTGACTAACAAGGCAAGACGTAACTTAACCGTTTTCGTGTCCTGTGTCTTTCGTGCACGTGAAACAGCGACACTTGAGGTCGAGTCGTAACCGCGAGGAGAGCAAGCCGCATGTGACTAGTGTGCGTGCGCAGAAACAGGGCTGCGCAAGCGTCAATGCCTCACTatcttgttttagagcgcagctggcGCGCTGCTgcgacgagcggcggcggcgtaaccaagcgaacgagcacgaAAGCGAGAGATGAAAGAGACAACGCGGAGCGGcatatgaaagacgcgagccgcgaacggagGAGTCCAATGAGTCACTGAAGGGGCTTCAGCGACTTGCGCGCCCAACCCCACCGCTCTcaagaaaacgtcgtttcatgctcggaagcacaaaagtaactggaacgccagcgCATATTTCTCCGCAAAGATTTgggattaatatctcgaaactggcgtcatcctgagaattcgttccaagtggatccgccttgtgaactccgCGGCTGGTATTTGTAAACTACAGTATGGGTCAGAAAGTTATTAGTTTAAAACGTAATTAGCGAATTTTTGTTACTTAGTCGATCATGCACTTCAATCTTTGTGccagtaatgtccacctcttcgagtagaccacctcatgatctagaattgtgctatctggcacaggcaacctttaaacatTTTCTTCAGTGTCCGCTGAAACACACAGAATTTTGAGCAACTGAGTACAACGACATATAACAGCCACGCACGAAACATTCATAGCGCGCGCCCATTCGTGTAATCTCCATTTCTACTTACGTGCACGACACAACAAGCGGTGCATCTGAGGCCGACATTGGCTGCGAAAGCATGCGGAAACTGGCAGGGCGAGACAAGGCATTTCGGAACACTAGCAGCGCAATATCGCATCCAGCcgctcttaaaggggccctgaacaaaTTTTTATCgcagaaagacatttgaagtgaagataggctatttccgaaccactttgccgcaaagcgtacttcaatgcgttcagcagaagcggagttatcggcaatcgaACACGGcgtcagctgtgctccccttcctcctccaatgccttgaactacgaaggctacggcggagacgtcaccgtggtgcgcagttcaaatttccgatttggtgtcTATGCcacgctaaacgtaagccaaacgcggctgtcctcagagagccgcagtccgcttagccatagagtttccaacaaaaattgtaggaaactatatgcgcttagccactggacttgtggcggcacctcgcggcggtcGCGGTGTAGCCTAgcgcagctaccaatagcagccgcttattggagtgtgctttatgacgaaatagaaCACACATAAAAGAGGGAGGACcatggggtttttgaaacaaGAGCGTTTGAGAAAACGGCGaattcgcgctccgcttgcgagctccgcagaccgcgtacgacagcagaacttggctgagacgTTCACAACCgcatatgctacccgcggactatgttatttcaccaagcgcGAGGGGTTGTTCAGGGCCCCTTCatgaggaagccttagctcgagtgctcctatctaaatacatgtaaaatgagaattcgtttttctcggcaaccactgcaccaagtttgacaaggtttgttgcatttaaaacaaaaacttaaaatctagtgactgttggtttcggctttttgatttaggtcgtcaatttttttttattaagaattggcAAACGTCGAAAATTTTCGaaagacgaaactatcaagtttacaactctgtaactcagcaacgaaaattgataatacaatcccgtgaattgcatctaatagtacatctaaggcggacaaaattgatatgttacacatgaatctaaaaaaaaaattaataatatgaaaatgcagcttttgtagaacccttgtaaacaacgtgaaacattcatgtaagatataaaatgacgaaTCGAAtatgtccgctttcaatgatctaatgtataccgtttacagaagcgcgatatctgttttttatacagagctatgaatctgtaaacttaGTGCTTTAATCTTTTTTCAAACTTTCCAATTTTCGAAaacctttttaacaaaattcagggccttaatcgaaattccgctagaaacagtcactagaatttagctttctcaaTCAAATGCGACAAATCTCATTAAAATcgctccaggggttatctcagaaaaaggtttttgcgttttacatgtatttgaacaggccgcgaCAGAGctgggccctagctaaagcttcctctaaaacCACATATTTTCGCCAGATGTCGCCCGTGCCGTATCGAGATAGAGCGTCGCCTATTCTAAACAGGCATCTTGCCATTTGTTGGTGAACAAAAAGCTGTAGTTCGGGAAGGGGTCTTGCTcgtgtcaatcacgtgtcaaatGTCATATTAAGTGTGGCAAGAATATTTATATTATTTCTTCGAGGACAGAAACACAACAGCAATGCTTGTTCAAACCACATGCTTCCTTCGACCGACGCTGCTTAAGCAATAAACAACACGAACGTTGCCGCCACATGTTAGCGATATCGCAAATGCCACACGAAATGGTATTTCAAACTCGCGATTTTTCCTTTGGCGATCTTAATTCCTAACATCAACATGAAAGGACTCAGTGTAGCGCGTACGCTTTTGATACTCTCAGCGCTCTCCGTTGGTTTCGTCACCATATATGTCTACAAGTATGCCCGTTATCAAACTAAACGATCTCCCTCGTCGACACACTGTGGTCCTGGAAATACGATGCCTGCCATCAATTACGTGACACAGGCGGCACAATATTGTGAACGGGCTGCTAAGCGACCTTCGGTGCTTATCGGTGTCACTTCAACCACGGACCACTTCGAGGCTCGGGCAGCGATCCGGGATACCTGGGGCGGCACGGCCCTCAAAATGGACTTCGTTGTCGTCTTCCTGCTGGGAAAGACACTGGACCAGGAAGTACAGCGCAAGGTATTCGCCGAACACGGCCTATACGGTGATATCGTTCAGGGAGACTTTCTCGACGCCTACAGGAACCTCACCTACAAGACTGTGATGCTGATCCGCTGGGCTCGGGAAAAGTGCTCTGGGGTTAATTTTGTGCTGAAGACCGACGACGACATGCTCGTCAGCGTATGGGACCTCGCCGTCGTCGTCAACGGTTTGGAGGGAGTCAAACGCACAATGTGGGGC contains:
- the LOC142559828 gene encoding beta-1,3-galactosyltransferase 1-like, whose product is MPAINYVTQAAQYCERAAKRPSVLIGVTSTTDHFEARAAIRDTWGGTALKMDFVVVFLLGKTLDQEVQRKVFAEHGLYGDIVQGDFLDAYRNLTYKTVMLIRWAREKCSGVNFVLKTDDDMLVSVWDLAVVVNGLEGVKRTMWGYLHRNTTPIRNVSSKWYVSRKEYAPDTYHPYLSGSGYLISGDSIAALEELTHDECFFPFEDFYLTAIVAERAQVSRLGVGGFSNEHKRFYQACSTPRVVTSHGWSAAALRQEWSRAVSRLDFRLCAGIKKSQMVS